One region of Ornithinibacter aureus genomic DNA includes:
- a CDS encoding zinc-binding dehydrogenase, translating into MLAVTCTSQSMTDPLTGLTVGERPDPIVPDGWTTVRLRTAALNHHDVWSLRGVGLPADRLPMVLGCDGAGVDADGNEVLVHAVVSSPGWAGDETLDPRRSLLSEVHDGTLAEVVAVPTRNLVPKPEGLSWEHAACLPTAWLTAYRMLFTNADVQPGSTVLVQGAAGGVATALVQLGSAAGLRVWVTSRDAARGEQALALGADQAFTSGARLPERVDAVMETVGAATWSHSVNSLRPGGTIVISGATSGDAPTKAELTKIFFKQLRVIGSTMGTRDELERLSRFVVDAGIEPLVDSVLPLADAREGFEAMVAGRVSGKVVFSI; encoded by the coding sequence ATGCTCGCCGTGACCTGCACCAGCCAGTCGATGACCGACCCCCTGACCGGCCTGACCGTCGGTGAACGCCCCGACCCGATCGTCCCCGACGGGTGGACCACGGTGCGACTGCGCACCGCGGCGCTCAACCACCACGACGTGTGGTCCCTGCGGGGGGTGGGGCTGCCCGCGGATCGGCTGCCGATGGTGCTCGGGTGTGACGGTGCGGGGGTCGACGCCGACGGCAACGAGGTGCTCGTCCACGCGGTCGTCTCGTCCCCCGGGTGGGCCGGTGACGAGACGCTCGACCCCCGGCGCAGCCTGCTCTCCGAGGTGCACGACGGCACGCTCGCCGAGGTCGTCGCCGTGCCGACCCGCAACCTCGTCCCCAAGCCCGAGGGGCTGTCCTGGGAGCACGCGGCCTGCCTGCCCACGGCGTGGCTCACGGCCTACCGGATGCTGTTCACCAACGCAGACGTCCAGCCCGGTTCGACCGTGCTCGTCCAGGGGGCCGCCGGTGGCGTGGCCACCGCTCTGGTGCAGCTGGGCTCGGCGGCCGGGCTGCGGGTGTGGGTCACGAGCCGAGACGCGGCCCGTGGTGAGCAGGCGCTCGCCCTGGGGGCCGACCAGGCGTTCACGAGCGGGGCCCGCCTTCCCGAGCGCGTCGATGCCGTCATGGAGACCGTCGGTGCCGCGACGTGGTCGCACTCGGTCAACAGCCTGCGACCCGGGGGCACGATCGTCATCTCGGGCGCGACCTCGGGCGACGCACCGACCAAGGCGGAGCTGACCAAGATCTTCTTCAAGCAGCTTCGTGTCATCGGGTCGACGATGGGGACGCGAGACGAGCTCGAACGGCTCTCCCGGTTCGTCGTCGACGCCGGCATCGAGCCGCTCGTGGACTCGGTGCTGCCGCTCGCGGACGCCCGGGAGGGTTTCGAGGCGATGGTGGCCGGCCGGGTGAGCGGCAAGGTCGTCTTCTCGATCTGA
- the rfbD gene encoding dTDP-4-dehydrorhamnose reductase, translating into MARWFVAGAAGMLGQDLRAVLEDAGHVVTRADLPGLDILDPAQCAEQVAGHDVVVNCAAYTAVDAAESDEARAFAVNAVGAANLATAAERAGAAMVQISTDYVVAGSGDEPYAADAPVAPASAYGRTKAAGEWAVRANCSRSWIVRTAWLYGAGGKNFPATMQRLAGERETLTVVADQVGQPTWTVDLAEAIVRIVDAGAPFGIWHGTSSGECSWFDLARAVFEELGLDPQRVTPIATEDFPLPAPRPAYSVLSHDMWETAGVQPLPHWRDALHRSAPTVLSP; encoded by the coding sequence ATGGCTCGCTGGTTCGTCGCCGGTGCCGCAGGAATGCTCGGTCAGGACCTGCGCGCGGTCCTCGAGGACGCCGGGCACGTGGTCACCCGTGCTGACCTTCCCGGCCTCGACATCCTCGACCCCGCCCAGTGCGCCGAGCAGGTGGCCGGACACGACGTCGTCGTGAACTGTGCCGCGTACACCGCGGTGGATGCCGCGGAGAGCGACGAGGCCCGAGCCTTCGCCGTGAACGCGGTCGGTGCCGCGAACCTCGCCACCGCGGCCGAGCGGGCGGGCGCCGCCATGGTCCAGATCTCGACCGACTACGTCGTCGCCGGTTCGGGCGACGAACCGTACGCCGCCGACGCACCCGTCGCCCCGGCATCCGCCTACGGCCGTACCAAGGCGGCGGGGGAGTGGGCGGTTCGCGCGAACTGCTCGCGCTCGTGGATCGTGCGCACCGCCTGGCTCTACGGCGCCGGCGGCAAGAACTTCCCGGCGACGATGCAGCGACTGGCCGGTGAGCGCGAGACCCTGACCGTCGTGGCCGACCAGGTCGGGCAACCGACGTGGACCGTCGACCTGGCTGAGGCCATCGTGCGGATCGTCGACGCAGGCGCCCCCTTCGGCATCTGGCACGGGACGTCGTCCGGCGAGTGCTCGTGGTTCGACCTGGCGCGTGCGGTGTTCGAGGAGCTGGGGCTGGACCCGCAGCGGGTGACACCGATCGCGACCGAGGACTTCCCGCTGCCGGCGCCGCGACCGGCGTACAGCGTGCTGTCGCACGACATGTGGGAGACGGCCGGCGTGCAGCCCCTGCCGCACTGGCGCGATGCCCTGCACCGGTCGGCCCCGACGGTCCTGTCGCCCTGA
- the rfbB gene encoding dTDP-glucose 4,6-dehydratase has protein sequence MKVLVTGGAGFIGSNFVHLTLATRPDVQVTVLDALTYAGSTDSLSGVVDRLTFVEGDVADAAVVDPLVADADVVVHFAAESHNDNSLEDPSPFVRTNLIGTFTLLEATRRHDVRYHHISTDEVYGDLELDDPKKFTEDTPYNPSSPYSSTKAGSDLLVRAWVRSFGLRATISNCSNNYGPRQHVEKFIPRQITNVLDGVRPKLYGAGLNVRDWIHVDDHNEAVWTIIDKGVIGETYLIGADGEVNNRDVVRMILELMGQEPDAYDHVTDRAGHDMRYAIEAGRLRSELGWSPRYESFRDGLAATIEWYRENEAWWRPQKDATEARYARTQKVVAP, from the coding sequence ATGAAGGTCCTCGTCACCGGCGGCGCCGGGTTCATCGGCAGCAACTTCGTCCACCTCACCCTCGCGACCCGTCCGGACGTGCAGGTCACGGTGCTCGATGCACTCACCTACGCCGGGTCGACGGACTCGCTGTCCGGGGTCGTCGACCGGTTGACGTTCGTCGAGGGGGACGTCGCGGATGCCGCTGTCGTCGACCCGCTCGTCGCCGACGCCGACGTGGTCGTGCACTTCGCCGCCGAGTCGCACAACGACAACTCGCTCGAGGACCCGAGCCCGTTCGTGCGCACCAACCTCATCGGCACGTTCACCCTGCTCGAGGCCACTCGCCGGCACGACGTGCGCTACCACCACATCTCCACCGACGAGGTCTACGGCGACCTCGAGCTCGACGACCCGAAGAAGTTCACCGAGGACACCCCGTACAACCCGAGCTCGCCCTACTCCTCGACCAAGGCCGGCTCCGACCTGCTCGTGCGGGCGTGGGTGCGCTCGTTCGGTCTGCGCGCGACGATCTCGAACTGCTCGAACAACTACGGCCCGCGCCAGCACGTCGAGAAGTTCATCCCGCGCCAGATCACCAACGTCCTCGACGGGGTCCGGCCCAAGCTCTACGGCGCCGGTCTCAACGTGCGCGACTGGATCCACGTCGACGACCACAACGAGGCGGTCTGGACGATCATCGACAAGGGCGTCATCGGCGAGACCTACCTCATCGGGGCCGACGGTGAGGTCAACAACCGCGACGTCGTGCGGATGATCCTCGAGCTGATGGGTCAGGAGCCCGACGCGTACGACCACGTGACCGACCGGGCCGGGCACGACATGCGGTACGCCATCGAGGCGGGTCGGCTGCGCTCCGAACTCGGCTGGTCGCCCCGCTACGAGAGCTTCCGCGACGGTCTCGCCGCGACGATCGAGTGGTACCGCGAGAACGAGGCGTGGTGGCGCCCCCAGAAGGACGCCACCGAGGCCAGGTACGCCCGCACCCAGAAGGTCGTGGCCCCCTGA